The following proteins come from a genomic window of Nitrospirota bacterium:
- a CDS encoding glycosyltransferase family 4 protein, with protein sequence MSNLRLCMVSPLYHPELGGVGRQAVALTEYLHKIGIDVFVMCRKINGMPEWKPATGLRIMQINTLGSSKYDLEAKSIMNLLISLSFCFNLMLVFIKNRKKYDIVHFHGSSLQLIFNVIPLKLMGKKIVAKVAGAKMDVEAGSFRGKYFLLGDLFIWSLKKVDMFIAITKEIRDDLIKDGFRHDRIFETSNFIMPEKFYPLENPEEKYAIKKRLGIEADKKIITFSGRLVQRKRVDLLLRAVSMIVKARKDIRVIILGHGELLEDLQGIAPELSIREYVSFKGFVSNILDYLHVADIFVLTSDMEGMPNSLLEAMACGLPVIATRIGGVVDIVEDKKNGLLVAAGDEEELKDAILKLLGDEQLSKSISQEAYKTIRENYYIDKVADKYISLYQRLAA encoded by the coding sequence ATGAGTAATTTAAGGCTTTGCATGGTTTCTCCTCTCTATCACCCTGAGCTGGGAGGGGTTGGAAGGCAGGCAGTCGCTTTGACAGAATATCTGCATAAAATAGGGATAGATGTTTTTGTTATGTGCAGAAAAATAAATGGAATGCCTGAATGGAAACCTGCGACAGGATTAAGGATTATGCAGATTAATACCCTCGGCTCAAGTAAGTATGACCTTGAGGCTAAGTCAATAATGAATCTTCTGATTTCTCTAAGTTTTTGTTTTAATCTTATGCTTGTCTTTATAAAAAATAGAAAAAAATATGATATTGTGCATTTTCATGGGTCAAGCCTGCAGCTTATCTTTAATGTGATTCCTCTTAAATTAATGGGAAAAAAGATTGTAGCAAAGGTGGCAGGGGCAAAGATGGATGTGGAGGCAGGCTCTTTTAGGGGCAAATATTTCTTGCTCGGAGATTTGTTTATATGGAGTCTGAAAAAGGTGGATATGTTCATAGCAATAACAAAAGAAATCAGGGATGATCTTATAAAGGATGGTTTTAGACATGACAGGATTTTTGAGACAAGCAATTTTATAATGCCTGAAAAATTTTATCCCCTTGAGAATCCGGAAGAGAAATATGCGATAAAGAAGAGGCTCGGCATTGAAGCGGACAAGAAAATAATCACCTTTTCCGGAAGACTTGTGCAGAGGAAAAGGGTTGATTTGTTATTAAGAGCGGTTTCTATGATTGTAAAAGCAAGAAAAGATATCAGGGTTATTATTCTTGGCCATGGAGAATTGCTGGAAGACCTGCAAGGGATAGCTCCAGAACTTAGTATCCGTGAATATGTATCATTTAAAGGCTTTGTCTCGAATATCCTTGATTATCTGCATGTTGCTGACATATTTGTACTTACGTCCGATATGGAAGGGATGCCGAACTCATTGCTCGAGGCGATGGCATGCGGGTTGCCTGTAATAGCTACAAGGATAGGCGGTGTAGTTGATATTGTTGAAGACAAAAAGAATGGGCTCCTTGTAGCGGCAGGCGACGAGGAAGAATTAAAGGATGCGATATTGAAATTGCTTGGAGATGAGCAGTTGTCAAAATCTATATCGCAAGAGGCGTACAAAACCATAAGAGAAAATTATTATATAGATAAGGTTGCAGATAAGTATATCTCGCTTTATCAAAGACTGGCCGCATGA
- a CDS encoding glycosyltransferase has product MLNNQKIKILLFCSSLNIGGTERNIVKIAKHVDKTRFDVEIFCLFGSGPLEDELKDAGIRYSFGNFGRIFDFRVYWRALKALKKNDFDIVHCFGYPTTYFGVLLGRLVGIPNIIVAIQALDTWKGKEHILLDRLIRPFVTLYIADSEGARSFAMVQQGIIPDNIITIYDGVDILSLKPSKDIHQLRKELGILNNFPIVGVVARLQDEHKGQSYFIKAIPLILKEFPDTNFLIVGDGADRVYLKSLAEEIGVRNKVVFAGFRTDLANIFSIIDILVIPSVQWESITKTMLEAMAMARPIVATNVGDICEIFKGGETGILILPGDSPEIANSVNYLLNNPDYAMRIGNEGLKEIQKCGLILEKSIKSLEDIYMYQISMRPKYSFIKKVLRKLYFYGVFIFISLGFFIYKFIEGVYIRVVIYKKGLLKRYL; this is encoded by the coding sequence ATGTTAAATAATCAAAAGATAAAAATCCTTCTTTTCTGTAGCTCCTTAAACATCGGTGGCACTGAAAGGAATATTGTTAAAATAGCAAAGCATGTAGACAAAACAAGATTCGATGTAGAGATTTTCTGCCTTTTTGGTAGCGGCCCATTGGAAGATGAGTTGAAGGATGCTGGTATTCGTTACTCCTTTGGGAATTTTGGACGGATATTTGATTTCAGAGTTTACTGGAGGGCTTTGAAAGCGCTTAAAAAAAATGATTTTGATATAGTGCATTGTTTTGGATACCCCACTACATATTTTGGCGTTTTACTTGGGCGGTTAGTTGGAATTCCAAATATCATAGTTGCTATACAGGCATTGGACACATGGAAAGGCAAAGAGCATATTTTATTAGACAGACTAATCAGGCCATTTGTTACTCTTTATATCGCAGATAGCGAGGGCGCTCGAAGCTTTGCTATGGTTCAACAGGGGATTATTCCAGATAATATTATAACTATTTACGATGGGGTAGATATATTATCTTTAAAACCTTCAAAAGATATCCATCAATTGAGAAAAGAGCTTGGCATATTAAATAATTTTCCTATTGTCGGTGTTGTTGCAAGATTACAGGATGAACACAAAGGGCAGTCCTATTTTATAAAGGCGATTCCTTTAATCCTTAAAGAATTTCCTGATACGAATTTTCTGATAGTTGGAGATGGGGCTGACAGGGTGTATCTGAAAAGTTTGGCTGAAGAGATTGGTGTAAGAAATAAGGTTGTCTTTGCTGGCTTCAGAACAGATTTAGCAAATATTTTTTCAATAATTGATATTCTTGTTATTCCTTCTGTTCAATGGGAGAGCATTACCAAAACCATGCTGGAAGCAATGGCTATGGCACGACCTATTGTAGCTACTAATGTGGGTGATATATGTGAAATATTTAAAGGTGGAGAAACAGGAATCCTTATTCTACCAGGAGATTCACCAGAAATAGCTAACTCAGTAAACTACCTATTGAATAACCCTGATTATGCTATGAGGATTGGGAATGAAGGATTGAAAGAAATTCAAAAGTGCGGATTAATATTGGAAAAGAGTATCAAAAGTTTGGAAGATATTTATATGTACCAGATATCCATGAGGCCAAAGTACAGCTTTATAAAAAAGGTGTTAAGAAAATTATATTTTTATGGAGTCTTTATTTTTATATCATTAGGATTCTTTATCTATAAATTTATAGAGGGTGTTTACATTAGAGTTGTTATTTATAAAAAAGGATTGTTAAAGAGATACCTATGA
- a CDS encoding ATP-binding protein, with amino-acid sequence MTMKYFRREIGSQIHNALNEMPVVVITGMRQTGKSTFLQRQPELKNRRYITFDDFAYLEAAKSDPEGFLDTDEPITVDEAQKCPEVLTAIKRKVDKKRVAGQFLLSGSANFSLLRGVSESLAGRAVYFNMQPFTRREIRGNIDEKPFLQKFMDKQVISGDAAIPSVAASEILTGGMPSVCLGEVKDRLLWFKGYEQTYIERDVRDLSQIGNMVSFRHLLHLAAHRTGQLLSPSQLGRDAKLNTATTSRYLSLLEMSFIIHRMSPYLRNKASRLIKSSKLYISDSGLACYLAGIKKLESEMLRGSMFETFVSQNLLGIIDSSWPQAALHFWNVQGRYEVDFVIEEGSKCIAIEVKASSRWHEKDLSGIKAFLSYTPHCVAAILAYNGERAVKLGERLWALPLSLILS; translated from the coding sequence ATGACAATGAAATATTTCAGGCGTGAAATAGGAAGCCAGATACATAATGCATTAAATGAAATGCCTGTTGTTGTTATTACCGGTATGAGACAGACGGGGAAGAGCACTTTTTTGCAGAGACAGCCTGAGCTTAAGAATAGAAGATATATCACCTTTGATGACTTTGCATACCTTGAGGCAGCGAAAAGTGATCCTGAGGGATTTCTTGACACTGACGAGCCTATTACAGTCGATGAGGCGCAAAAGTGTCCCGAGGTACTGACGGCTATAAAGAGAAAAGTGGATAAAAAGAGAGTGGCAGGGCAATTTTTACTGTCCGGCTCTGCTAATTTTTCCCTCCTCAGAGGCGTCTCAGAAAGTCTTGCAGGCCGAGCGGTTTATTTTAACATGCAGCCTTTTACACGCCGCGAGATTAGGGGCAATATTGATGAAAAACCATTTCTTCAAAAGTTTATGGATAAACAGGTAATTTCCGGAGATGCAGCTATCCCTTCTGTCGCAGCATCTGAAATTCTTACTGGTGGAATGCCGTCGGTTTGTCTGGGGGAAGTGAAAGACAGGTTATTGTGGTTTAAGGGTTACGAGCAGACCTATATTGAAAGAGACGTAAGGGATCTGAGCCAGATCGGGAATATGGTCTCATTCAGGCATCTTCTTCATTTAGCAGCCCACAGAACAGGACAACTTTTAAGTCCAAGTCAGCTTGGAAGAGATGCAAAATTAAATACGGCAACCACATCAAGATATCTTTCATTGCTTGAAATGTCATTTATTATTCACCGCATGAGCCCATATCTTAGAAATAAAGCCAGCAGGCTGATAAAATCCTCTAAACTATATATAAGCGACTCTGGCCTTGCCTGTTATCTTGCAGGAATCAAGAAACTTGAATCGGAAATGCTCAGGGGCTCAATGTTCGAGACTTTCGTTTCTCAGAATCTCTTGGGAATAATTGATTCAAGCTGGCCGCAGGCAGCGCTTCATTTCTGGAATGTTCAGGGCAGATATGAAGTGGACTTTGTGATAGAAGAAGGCAGCAAGTGTATCGCAATTGAAGTTAAGGCGTCGTCAAGATGGCACGAAAAAGATCTTTCCGGCATTAAGGCATTTCTTTCTTATACGCCCCATTGTGTTGCAGCAATACTTGCCTATAATGGGGAAAGAGCTGTAAAACTCGGCGAACGATTGTGGGCATTGCCATTGAGTCTTATACTTTCATAA
- a CDS encoding cobalamin B12-binding domain-containing protein — protein MKNLVLVVVPTMENAYHSLQDFVAISPPMGLISIGAMAEKAGYKVSVIDGDAERLTLEETILRVIEKNPNYIGSTIMTATMDITSIFYTKLKEILPNVKVIVGGPHVSAVPEQTLVDAPAIDICVIGEGDETIVDILTTIENGGDIDSVSNIVYRKGNRVVRTAERPPIKDLSVLPLPAFHLLDKNLYRSYGWNKWVGGFRKPLGVIFTGRGCIGKCNFCAAHTVFGHGIRYFTLQQIKDQIDYLIANWGMRVLYFQDDTFTANRKIVNEICDYIIEKGYDKRLEIMVSSRVDILHLPTLKKMRQASVRWICFGVESGNQEILNRMFKNISIEQIKKAYAMAREAGLFVAGNFMIGHIGETRETAMDTIHLACELDQEYASFAIAIPLPGTELYQYCLDNNILLPTWNDFGSVNTPPIPLNESLSAEDLMKLRDIAANRFFRRPLYFLKLLTRMRAFSVIRDFVKMYFAIKAEKAAKRL, from the coding sequence ATGAAAAATCTGGTGCTCGTTGTTGTTCCCACGATGGAGAATGCTTACCATAGTCTTCAGGATTTTGTAGCGATAAGTCCTCCTATGGGACTGATAAGTATTGGGGCAATGGCTGAAAAAGCAGGATATAAAGTTTCTGTGATTGATGGAGACGCCGAGAGATTGACCTTAGAAGAAACGATTTTGAGGGTTATAGAAAAAAACCCTAATTACATCGGTTCAACTATTATGACCGCTACAATGGACATTACAAGCATATTCTATACAAAACTTAAAGAAATATTGCCTAATGTTAAGGTGATTGTGGGCGGGCCGCATGTTTCTGCAGTTCCAGAACAGACACTAGTTGATGCCCCTGCTATTGATATCTGCGTTATCGGAGAAGGTGATGAGACAATTGTTGATATACTAACCACCATAGAGAATGGTGGTGACATAGATAGTGTGAGTAATATTGTATACAGAAAGGGCAACAGGGTTGTGCGGACTGCTGAAAGGCCTCCAATAAAAGACTTAAGTGTTCTTCCGCTTCCGGCTTTTCATCTGCTTGATAAAAATCTATACCGATCGTACGGTTGGAATAAGTGGGTTGGTGGATTCAGAAAACCCCTTGGGGTTATCTTTACTGGGAGAGGATGCATAGGTAAGTGCAACTTTTGTGCTGCGCATACCGTCTTTGGCCATGGAATTCGTTATTTTACTTTACAACAGATAAAAGATCAGATAGATTATCTCATTGCAAACTGGGGAATGCGCGTACTTTATTTTCAGGATGATACATTCACTGCAAATCGCAAGATTGTGAATGAGATATGCGATTATATTATTGAGAAGGGTTATGACAAGAGACTTGAGATCATGGTTTCATCGAGAGTGGATATCCTGCATCTTCCGACTCTGAAAAAGATGAGGCAGGCATCTGTGCGCTGGATATGCTTTGGTGTTGAGAGCGGAAATCAGGAAATTTTAAATAGAATGTTTAAGAATATTTCGATCGAACAGATAAAAAAGGCATATGCGATGGCAAGAGAAGCCGGTTTGTTTGTAGCAGGAAATTTTATGATAGGACATATTGGAGAAACTCGTGAGACTGCAATGGATACAATTCATCTTGCGTGTGAGCTTGATCAGGAATATGCATCATTTGCAATTGCTATTCCATTGCCGGGAACTGAGCTTTATCAGTATTGTCTGGATAATAATATCCTGCTTCCCACTTGGAACGATTTTGGAAGTGTGAATACACCACCTATCCCTTTGAATGAATCACTCAGCGCCGAAGATCTTATGAAATTACGCGACATTGCTGCCAACAGATTCTTCAGAAGGCCGTTGTATTTTTTAAAGCTTCTTACAAGGATGCGCGCCTTTAGTGTTATCAGGGATTTTGTTAAGATGTATTTTGCTATCAAGGCTGAGAAGGCGGCAAAACGATTATAA
- a CDS encoding methyltransferase domain-containing protein, giving the protein MKKRLLDILACPQCKQKIELQDAVIVKEEIQEGNLECKTCNLAFPIKGFIPRFVDTDKYVDSFSFEWNKFYDVQMDILNNTDESEKTFLWKTGWKPEDLKGKLVLDVGVGAGRFADIASRWGAEVIGIDLSFAVDAAYKNIGERENVHIIQADIFNLPFKPGTFDHMYSIGVLHHTPDTKKAFHSVVPLLKKGGEFAVFIYAYGHYHYFSDIWRRITTKFPIKLMYYLSSIAVPLYYLHKIPFFGKAAQFLFPTANWPNRRWRWLDTFDWYTPKYQWKHTCPEVFQWYKEEDFTDIELFHLEKESSLAQICMRGKKN; this is encoded by the coding sequence ATGAAAAAAAGACTTTTAGATATTCTTGCATGTCCACAATGCAAACAAAAAATAGAGTTACAGGATGCTGTTATTGTAAAAGAGGAAATACAAGAAGGCAATCTGGAATGTAAAACATGTAATTTAGCATTCCCTATTAAAGGTTTTATTCCAAGATTTGTCGACACTGATAAGTATGTGGACAGTTTCAGCTTTGAGTGGAACAAGTTCTACGATGTGCAGATGGATATTCTTAACAATACCGATGAATCAGAGAAGACTTTTTTATGGAAAACGGGGTGGAAGCCTGAAGACCTGAAGGGGAAACTCGTTCTTGATGTCGGTGTCGGAGCAGGAAGGTTTGCCGACATTGCCTCTCGCTGGGGCGCGGAGGTGATAGGCATTGATTTGAGTTTTGCTGTGGATGCGGCATATAAGAACATCGGGGAAAGAGAAAATGTTCATATCATACAGGCGGATATTTTCAATCTGCCATTCAAGCCGGGGACATTCGACCATATGTATTCCATTGGCGTGCTTCATCATACCCCCGACACGAAAAAGGCATTTCACTCTGTCGTTCCTTTGTTAAAAAAGGGAGGAGAGTTTGCCGTATTCATTTATGCCTACGGACATTATCATTATTTCAGCGATATATGGCGTAGGATTACCACCAAATTCCCGATAAAGCTTATGTACTATCTCTCATCCATTGCGGTACCTCTCTACTATTTGCATAAGATCCCTTTTTTCGGAAAGGCTGCCCAGTTCCTCTTTCCTACAGCAAACTGGCCTAACCGCAGATGGAGATGGCTGGATACCTTTGACTGGTATACGCCGAAATACCAATGGAAACATACCTGCCCCGAAGTGTTTCAATGGTATAAGGAAGAAGATTTTACCGATATTGAGCTTTTCCATCTGGAAAAAGAAAGCAGCCTTGCCCAAATATGTATGCGGGGGAAAAAGAATTGA
- a CDS encoding class I SAM-dependent methyltransferase has translation MFLQIASKLSPLPNEAVILELGCGKGQMVQELRREGYAAFGCDFIDTKGVSDFTRDIRKQFDDGILRPIKILPYRLPFEDNTFDYIFGSQVFEHVMDYDITLKEIHRILKPGGLSLNIFPGRYIFIEPHIFVPIASVVRNKVWLLFWAYLGIRNSFQKGKSAMEVSTLNYNYLNAHTNYLTKKQILNYAKRYFDVSFREDLLFEVGTSRKAKLAKLILKLFPSLLAFFSALHTRVLVLRK, from the coding sequence ATGTTTTTGCAAATAGCTTCTAAACTTTCACCACTGCCTAATGAGGCGGTCATTCTTGAGTTGGGATGTGGTAAGGGACAAATGGTCCAGGAACTCAGGCGAGAAGGGTATGCAGCATTTGGCTGCGATTTTATAGATACAAAAGGTGTGTCTGATTTTACTCGCGATATTCGGAAGCAGTTTGACGACGGTATTCTTCGACCTATAAAGATTTTGCCATACAGGTTGCCTTTTGAGGATAATACCTTTGATTATATTTTTGGTTCGCAGGTTTTTGAGCATGTTATGGATTATGATATCACTTTAAAAGAGATACATCGCATACTCAAACCGGGTGGCCTTAGCCTCAATATTTTTCCGGGAAGATATATTTTTATTGAACCCCATATATTTGTACCCATAGCCTCTGTTGTACGCAATAAAGTATGGCTGCTATTTTGGGCGTATTTAGGTATTAGAAACAGCTTTCAGAAGGGCAAGAGTGCAATGGAAGTATCAACCTTGAATTATAATTATCTTAATGCGCATACAAATTACTTAACCAAAAAACAGATATTGAATTATGCTAAGAGATATTTTGACGTTTCATTCCGGGAAGATTTGTTGTTCGAAGTAGGGACATCAAGAAAGGCAAAACTTGCTAAATTGATTTTAAAGTTATTCCCATCGCTGCTTGCCTTTTTTAGTGCGTTGCACACTCGTGTTTTGGTGCTTAGGAAGTGA
- a CDS encoding class I SAM-dependent methyltransferase: protein MNSDYFRYLRKRSLIGILFRRLFLMPVANYFRGNVLDIGSGIGEFLECYPDSVGIDVNKDCVEFCVSKGLKCFHADVYRLPFMDNSFDGVLLNNILEHLEKPDDAFSEIKRVFKSDGRLLIELPGKKGFYHDKTHVKFWDKESIIDFLKRWGFDNIVIKYFPIPFRIAGEIFTHNKIRVFAVNIGDIRGRE from the coding sequence ATGAACTCTGATTATTTCAGGTATCTGAGAAAAAGAAGCCTTATCGGAATTTTATTCCGCAGATTATTTTTGATGCCAGTTGCAAATTATTTCAGGGGAAATGTCCTCGATATAGGCTCTGGCATAGGAGAGTTTCTTGAATGCTATCCTGATTCTGTTGGAATAGATGTCAATAAGGATTGTGTTGAGTTCTGTGTCTCAAAAGGGCTTAAATGTTTTCATGCGGATGTTTATAGGCTTCCGTTTATGGATAATTCGTTTGACGGTGTTCTGCTTAATAATATTCTGGAGCATCTTGAAAAGCCCGATGATGCGTTCTCAGAAATAAAAAGGGTCTTTAAAAGTGATGGGAGACTATTGATTGAACTCCCCGGCAAAAAAGGTTTTTATCATGATAAAACACATGTTAAGTTTTGGGATAAAGAGAGCATCATAGATTTTCTCAAAAGATGGGGTTTTGATAACATAGTTATAAAGTATTTCCCGATACCTTTTAGGATTGCTGGAGAGATTTTCACTCATAACAAAATAAGAGTGTTCGCTGTTAATATAGGAGATATACGGGGGAGGGAATGA
- a CDS encoding glycosyltransferase, with the protein MKKILFVIPTLSGGGSERVMVHLIRNIDRSKFNPCLVLFEKKGQYLEDLPSNIQIFELKKGGYKYGFQWLILFKLRKLIEKQKPDIILSFMWYTNLIALIARSLSKSKCRIAVSERYGLLISHEGWLIELLRRQVIRFFYPKANLIIVNAKEMGIQLRKMLNISENKIAVIYNPVDLKKINQLCIKDAHHLWYKEQIPIITAVGRLTLQKGFTYLLKAVRILLLSEGIQCRLVILGRGPEQERLEKLAVELGINTNVEFFGFQTNPYKYLARSTVFVLSSLYEGFPNVLLEAMALGIPSVATRCPTGPDEIITEGVDGILVPSADEKAIADAIKKLLLDDDLRKRLSEAGKRRIQDFAVEKIVKQYEDAIESVCAESAEG; encoded by the coding sequence TTGAAAAAAATATTGTTTGTAATCCCGACACTTTCAGGGGGAGGGTCTGAAAGAGTTATGGTTCATCTAATAAGGAATATAGATAGGAGTAAATTCAATCCTTGCTTAGTATTGTTTGAGAAGAAAGGCCAGTATCTGGAAGATTTACCGTCAAATATTCAGATTTTTGAATTGAAAAAGGGAGGATATAAATATGGTTTTCAATGGCTTATTTTGTTTAAGCTAAGAAAACTAATAGAAAAACAGAAGCCAGATATTATTCTGAGTTTTATGTGGTATACAAATCTTATTGCTTTGATAGCAAGGTCTTTAAGTAAAAGTAAGTGCAGGATTGCTGTAAGTGAAAGATATGGTCTGTTAATTTCGCATGAAGGGTGGTTAATAGAACTTTTACGGCGGCAGGTTATTAGGTTTTTTTATCCTAAGGCTAACTTAATTATAGTAAATGCAAAAGAAATGGGTATTCAGTTAAGAAAGATGCTTAATATCTCTGAGAATAAGATTGCAGTAATCTACAATCCGGTTGATTTAAAGAAAATAAATCAACTGTGCATAAAAGACGCTCATCACCTTTGGTATAAAGAACAAATCCCAATAATTACTGCTGTTGGAAGATTAACATTACAGAAGGGCTTTACGTACCTTCTGAAAGCTGTTCGTATATTATTATTATCAGAAGGGATACAATGCAGATTAGTTATTCTTGGAAGAGGACCAGAGCAAGAAAGGCTCGAAAAGTTAGCGGTAGAATTAGGGATTAATACAAATGTGGAATTTTTTGGATTTCAGACAAATCCTTACAAATATCTTGCTCGCTCAACAGTTTTTGTCCTTTCCTCCCTGTATGAGGGATTCCCTAATGTCCTTCTTGAAGCTATGGCACTGGGGATTCCATCTGTTGCTACACGATGTCCAACTGGCCCGGATGAGATAATAACCGAAGGAGTTGATGGTATTCTTGTTCCGTCGGCAGACGAAAAGGCCATTGCTGACGCCATAAAGAAATTACTGCTGGATGATGACCTGAGAAAAAGATTAAGTGAGGCAGGAAAGAGGAGAATTCAAGATTTTGCAGTTGAAAAAATTGTGAAACAATATGAGGATGCTATAGAGAGTGTATGTGCGGAATCTGCGGAGGGATAA
- the asnB gene encoding asparagine synthase (glutamine-hydrolyzing): MCGICGKINFNSEPVNEDLLRRMTSCLSHRGPDDEGIYLKDNVGLGHRRLSIIDLSPSAHQPMSNEDGTIWIVFNGEIYNFPELRENLIKKGHTFRSKSDTETIIHLYEEYGVDCLKYLSGMFAFAIWDKRNKSIFLARDRVGKKPLYYWHTKDTFVFASEIKSILQDSGYARKPDYTAIHHYLTYQAVPSPWTAFEEIKKLPPAHYLVLKNGCVELKRYWKLSYLPKHKMDVGDLKKEIFERLQESVKIRLLSDVPLGAFLSGGIDSSAVVAIMSGLMKEPVKTFSIGFKEEAYNELRYAKMVAERFKADHTEFIVEPKAMEVIEKLVWHYNEPFADSSAIPTYYVSKLAREHVTVILNGDGGDENFAGYGRYAANEFSKEMHRYFPASIARLLLPLVMMLPHGSNPTNFFWRLKRFLQEYTKSPEMMNAHWLCHFSTEMKNEIYTDDFSTLVSATDSFVLLFEKYREAEADNFLDKALYADVMMYLPDDLLVKVDVASMANSLEARSPFLDHEFMEFAARIPSGLKLKGRETKSILKKTLKGILPDEVLYREKMGFGVPIDHWFRNELKDMAYDVILSERAIARGYFKKEAIKKILDEHTSGKWNWQNHIWNLLMLELWHRMFIDEAHIGSMSHE, from the coding sequence ATGTGCGGAATCTGCGGAAAGATAAATTTTAACAGCGAGCCTGTCAACGAAGACCTCCTTAGACGGATGACCTCCTGTCTCTCTCACCGCGGGCCTGACGATGAGGGGATATATCTTAAAGACAACGTTGGGCTTGGTCACAGGCGGCTCTCAATTATTGACCTCTCTCCTTCTGCTCATCAGCCGATGTCCAATGAGGACGGGACGATATGGATTGTCTTCAATGGAGAGATTTACAACTTTCCTGAACTCAGAGAGAACCTAATAAAAAAAGGCCACACTTTTCGCTCAAAGAGCGATACCGAGACTATCATTCATTTATATGAGGAATATGGAGTTGACTGTTTAAAGTATTTGAGTGGGATGTTTGCATTTGCGATATGGGATAAAAGGAATAAATCTATTTTTCTTGCAAGAGACAGGGTGGGGAAAAAACCACTCTATTACTGGCATACGAAAGATACCTTTGTGTTCGCTTCGGAGATAAAATCAATCCTTCAGGACAGCGGTTACGCTCGGAAGCCTGATTACACTGCCATTCACCATTATCTTACATACCAGGCTGTCCCATCTCCCTGGACTGCTTTTGAAGAGATTAAAAAATTGCCTCCTGCACATTATTTAGTCCTGAAGAATGGATGTGTTGAGTTAAAGAGATACTGGAAGCTTTCATACTTACCCAAACATAAGATGGATGTGGGAGATTTGAAGAAAGAAATATTTGAAAGACTGCAAGAGTCAGTAAAGATACGGTTACTTAGTGATGTACCGCTTGGCGCTTTTCTGAGCGGTGGAATTGATTCAAGCGCAGTGGTTGCAATAATGTCGGGACTAATGAAGGAACCGGTTAAAACATTTTCCATCGGTTTTAAGGAGGAAGCATACAATGAACTCCGATACGCGAAGATGGTTGCTGAGAGATTTAAAGCTGACCACACTGAATTTATAGTAGAACCAAAAGCAATGGAGGTTATTGAAAAGCTTGTATGGCATTACAATGAGCCATTCGCAGATTCATCAGCGATTCCTACTTACTATGTCTCTAAACTTGCAAGAGAACACGTCACTGTTATACTGAACGGCGACGGCGGTGACGAAAATTTTGCAGGCTATGGCAGATATGCTGCAAATGAATTTTCTAAAGAGATGCACAGATATTTTCCTGCTTCAATTGCAAGGCTATTACTCCCCCTTGTTATGATGCTGCCTCATGGCAGTAATCCGACTAATTTTTTCTGGAGGCTGAAAAGATTCCTTCAGGAATATACAAAGTCCCCGGAGATGATGAATGCTCACTGGCTCTGCCATTTTTCAACAGAAATGAAGAATGAGATATATACAGATGATTTTTCGACGCTTGTTTCAGCTACCGACTCCTTTGTCCTTCTTTTTGAAAAATATCGGGAAGCGGAGGCAGATAATTTTCTTGACAAGGCACTTTATGCAGATGTAATGATGTATCTGCCTGATGACCTTCTTGTGAAAGTTGATGTTGCCTCAATGGCAAATTCCCTTGAAGCGCGTTCTCCATTTCTTGACCACGAATTTATGGAGTTTGCTGCAAGGATCCCGTCAGGATTAAAGCTAAAAGGCAGGGAGACAAAATCTATCCTTAAGAAGACATTGAAAGGCATCCTGCCCGACGAGGTTCTTTACAGAGAAAAAATGGGCTTTGGTGTACCTATTGACCACTGGTTCAGGAATGAATTAAAGGATATGGCGTATGATGTAATATTGAGTGAGAGAGCCATTGCAAGGGGTTATTTCAAAAAAGAGGCTATAAAAAAAATCCTTGATGAGCATACATCAGGTAAATGGAACTGGCAGAACCATATCTGGAATCTTTTAATGCTTGAACTCTGGCATAGGATGTTTATTGATGAAGCTCATATAGGTTCTATGAGCCATGAGTAA